CGCTCCCTAGGAGTTCGGCCACCTCGGGCGCAAAGACCACATCCACCCCTAGCTGGGCGCACAGGGCCAAATCCGCGTCCAGGTTGCGGGGATAGCGGGCGTAGTCCTCCTGGGGACCGAATTGCAGCGGGTTGACAAAGATACTGACGACCGTTGTGTCATTTTCTCGCCGGCAAGCCTGGATCAGTGCTCCGTGACCCGGATGTAGCGCCCCCATGGTCGGCACAAATCCCACCCCCTGCCGGTTGGCCAAGGCTGCGCGCAACCCCGCCACTGTTCGTACCAGACGCACCTTACGGCCCTAGCACCTCCAAACGCACCGGCGCTGTACCGATGGAAATCAACCCCAGAACCTGGGCGGCAGCGGCAGAAATATCAATCACCCGACTGGACGTGTGGGGTCCCCGGTCGTTGATCCGCACCACCACCGAACGGCCATTGCGCAAATTGGTCACTCGCACCCGCGTTCCGAAGGGCAAGGTGCGATGGGCCGCCGTCAAGTCCCGGGGGTTGAACAGTTCCCCGCTGGCGGTGCGATGGCCGCGAAATTCCGCCCCGTACCAGGAGGCCCAGCCCCGGAGAACCGACCGCACCGAGACCGCCGCCGTCAACATCCGTTGTGCCAAAGACGGTTGTCCCGTGGGCGTGACCACCGCTTTCAGGGGCGGCGCGTTCCCCAGCCGCAAGCGCAGGCGATTGGTCATCTGTAACGCATTTTGCACCGGGTCCGCTGTGGCCCCCTCAAAGGTCACCGTGTCGTCAAACCGCAGGAGTCGCTCGTGGCGATATTGCAACCAGGGCCGGCCCTGCTCGTCGAGCCACACCTGCAAGTCCTTGGCTTCCCACCGCTGCTGCATAAGCTGGTGTAACCGCGCAATCAACTGGGTGGCCGGCACCAGGGGGTCGTCGTCCCGCGGACGGAGATTGCTCATCTTCACGCCGCCGTCGGCGACCACACTCGCAGTCCGCCCCACAAAGGTCAGAATCGGCAGGTCACGGACAAAAACAGTTGCCGCCGGTCGATGATGCAGGGTGTGGGGATAGACTCGCAAGGAGGGGACGGCTGCAGGCGTGCGTTCGCCTACCTTGACGACTTCAGCGCGCCCTGGCGATGCGGGAACATGCCAGCCCAGGCCAGCGACTAAAGAGACTAGGACTGCCATTGGTGGAACCGTTGTCCTCCTTGGGTTCAGCATCGTTCACTCCCCACAACCAACAGGCTCTACCCCGAGTCGCTCCCCCAGCTATAGACTTGGCGGTGGGCGCACTTCGTGGCAGAGTGGAAAAAACGGGTGAATCCCCACCGACTGTAACAGATTCCCCTGAACCTGTACAAGATGGACCAATGGACTACCGCACCGCTGGCGTGGATGTAGCAGGCGCACGGGCGTTTCTGGCAGCCATTCGTCCAGCTATTGAACGCACTCGCATCCCTGGCGTCCTAGGGGGTATTGGCGGCTTTGGAGGCTATTTTCAACTCCCGGACGGTTACCGGGAACCGGTGTTGGTCGCCGGTAGCGATGGGGTGGGCACGAAATTGAAGCTGGCCCAGTGGCTTAACCGCCACGACACCATTGGCATTGACCTGGTTGCCATGTGCGTCAACGATGTGCTCACCAGCAATGCTCGGCCCCTGTTTTTTCTGGATTACATCGCCACCGGCAAACTCGAGGTGGACACCCTGACGGCGGTCGTCCAGGGCATCGTGGAGGGATGTCGACAAAGCGGTTGCGCCCTGATCGGCGGTGAAACGGCGGAAATGCCTGGCTTTTACCCACCGGGCGTCTATGACCTGGCCGGATTTTGCGTAGGCGTTGTGGAACGGCGGGACTTGCTCGACGGCAGCCAGGTACAAATCGGCGACGTGGCGATTGGTCTAGCCAGCAGCGGGGTCCATAGCAATGGCTACAGCTTGGTGCGCCGGATTTTGACGGATTTGGCGGGGGACGAAACCCGACTTCCAGAGATCCTGGCGCAAACGCCCCCAGAACTGGGCGGCGAGAGCCTGGCGGACGTTCTCCTGACGCCAACGGTGATCTACGTACCGGCAGTGCAAGCCCTCAAGGCCCATGGGATTGCCATTCACGGCATGGCCCACATCACCGGCGGGGGATTACCGGAAAATCTGCCCCGCTGTCTAGGGCCGGGTCAACGCATTGACATTCAGTGGCATCGCTGGTCCTGGCCGGGGATTTTTCACTGGATCGCGCGGCAGGGCCAGGTGACCGAAACGACCATGCGAGAGACGTTTAATCTGGGGATTGGCTACGTGGTGCTAGTGCCCCCTGAGCAGGCGACCCAGGCGCAGAACGTCCTGGCCAGCGTCGGCGTAGCGACCACTATAATTGGGGAGGTGATGCCCCAAAACCCATAGCTGGTGAGTGTTAATGCCAACATAAATGGCCTGACGAACTACTTGGACCGGGTGCAGGACACCCTACAGCGTTACCGTGGTTGCGTGGATTTTTTGAGCATCCGGCTGGAAGCTATCCACAGTACTGACATTGTCCTGCGCCATCGCCGCATCGAATCGTTGGGGGAACGGTTCTCCATCGGCGGCCACGTGCGAGCCTGTCATCGGGGTGGCTGGGGATTTGCCAGCTTCAATGCTCTTGACGCCCTGGCCGACCACGTAGAATATGCCATCAGCGCTGCCAAAGCCGTCGGCACCGAAACGACCCAACTAGCGCCGGTAGAACCAGTACAGGTGCAGTGCGGCCCGTTTGTCACCGGTGTGGACCCCCAGACAGTGCCCTTGGCTGAGAAAAAAGCCCTGTGCGAGCACTACCAGGACGTCCTGCAGTCAGTGTCCGACAAGGTGAGCACCACCACTGTCCGCTATAGCGATGCCGCTCATCGCGTGATTCTGGCCACTTCTGAAGGCGCCTGGATTGACCAGTCCTGGGTGGACATGGAAATGCGCTTCAGCGCCACAGCGGCAAGCAACGGCCTGGTGCAGGTGGGTCGGGAAACTACCGGGTCGCGACGGGATTTTCGGGACTTACAGGGGTTGGACGCCCAAGTGCGGGGTGCCGCCGAACGGGCTGTGCAAGCCTTGTCCCTCCCCAAGGTCAAGGGGGGTGTGTACCGCGTGGTGATTGACCCCATCCTGACCGGCCTATTCGTCCACGAGGCGTTTGGGCATTTGTCGGAAGCGGATATGTTGTATGAAAACCCAGAGATGTTGGCGGTGATGACCCTAGGGCGGCGGTTTGGGCCACCGGAACTCCAGATTTTTGACGGGGCGGCGCTCCCAGGACATCGGGGCAGCTATGCCTACGACGACGAAGGGGTGCCAGCAAGTGTTACCCAACTCATCACCGACGGGGTGTTGACGGCGCGGCTGCACTCGCGCGAGACGGCAGGGAAATTAGGGGAGAAACCGACGGGAAACGCTCGCTGTTTGAGTTATCACTATCCCCCCCTGGTGCGCATGACCAATACCTGGATCGGGCCGGGCACGGCGTCGTTGACGGATTTACTGGCGGCCCTTGGCGACGGCATTTATGCCCGCAACTGGCTCGGGGGCATGACCAATGGAGAGATGTTTACGTTTACGGCGGGAGAAGCCTGGCTTGTGCGAGGCGGTCAACTCGCGGAACCGGTGCGGGATGTCACCTTGACCGGGAATGTGTTTCACACCCTGGCGCAGATTGAGGCAATCGGCAACGACCTAGCCTGGGACGAATCGGGCGGGTGCGGCAAGGGCGGGCAAAACGGTTTACCGGTCGGCTGCGGTGGGCCAAGTTTACTCATCCGGGATGTAGTCATCGGTGGGGATGGGAACTAATCGCAAGGCAAAGCCCCGATACTGGCCTATAGCTATCTATGCTTGTCATATCTTGGGATAGCCGTGCGCCGTCCCGTTCTTTCCCAAGGATGTAGATGCAGATGGTGGTTGCGGGTTTTAAACTATCCGATGGGTTGCCAAGCGACGCCCTGCTCCCACTAGCGCACCGCCGGTTCCACACTGCGATGCCATGGAGACCGCACCGAGACCAAGCCCATCATCTCGCCGGCAACCAGTGACCCACTCCAATCTTCCGCTCGTTCCCAGGAAGGGGCAAAGGGCGGTAGCGCAAACCGACAAGCCACCCAATCGCCCTGCACTTCCACGCCAAGGAGATGACATTGCCCACCCCGTCGTCCTTCCGGTGTGTAGTGACGGCAATACCGACAACCTAAACCAGACCCTTGGGCGTTAGGGAACGACATAAGAGTAAATTCCTTAAACAAAGTTATGCATTTCTGACCTGTCTTAGATGATATTGGCTTGATCCCCAATCCCTTTCCGCTTTTAAGGTTTTCTTCGAGATTCTGTGAAAAATCTAAAGACTTTCTCTTCACAATTGTTGTAAACTGGCTGGGAATCAAGAGACGATTCCAAGGTTTTTAGACACTGGGGCTTCGACTTTACGGATGTTCGATTAAACCCAAATTGTCACGATGGATGACGGTATCAGGTCCGGCGTAACCCAATCGCTCTGGGATCATGTCCGAGTGGCAACCCAGAATCTGGCGCAATTCATCGCTGCTGTAGTTGACCAACCCCCGCGCAATTTCCTGACCGGTTTCATCTACGACCTGAACGGCTGACTGGGCGGGAAAGTCTCCTTCGACAGCGACAACCCCAGCCGCTAAGAGGGAGCGACCCTGTTGGCAGATGGCCCGAACGGCCCCGGCATCAATCACCAGGCGTCCCACCGGCACTAGACCATGGGCCAACCAGCGTTTGCGGGCGCGTGCTGGCGGTGTGTGGGGTAGGAAATGGGTGCCGATTAACTCTCCCGCCAGGATTTTGGGCAACTGGTGGGGCTGCCGACCTTCGGTGATCACCGTGCGCACTCCGGCTGCGGTGGCAATGCGGGCTGCAGTAATTTTGGTGACCATCCCACCAGTGCCCCACCCGGAACCCGCCTGACTCACCTGGACGCCTAATTCAGCCAAATCGGCAATGCGATTGACGAGGGTAATCGGGGGAGCACTGGGGTCCTGGCGCGGGTCGCGGGCGTACAACCGGTCCACGTCCGTCAGCAAGATCAACCATTGAGCGCCTAGCAGGCTGGCCAGCAACGCCGAAAGAGTGTCGTTATCGCCGAAGCGCAGTTCTTCAACGGCCACGGTGTCGTTTTCGTTGACGATGGGGATGATACCTAAATTCAGCAACTCCGTCAGAGTGTTGAGCACGTTGATATAGCGGTGGCGCTGGCTCAGGTCTTCGCGGGTGAGCAACACCTGGGCAATCGGTTGACCGAGCACCGAAAACAAATCGTCATACAAGCGCATCAACCGGCCCTGTCCCACAGCAGCAACGGCTTGGCGAGTGGCCAGGTTCTGGGGTCGTTCGGTCAACCCCAACCGTTGACATCCCACGCCGACCGCACCCGATGACACCAGCACGACGCGATACCCTTGTCGCCGCAGTCCCACCAGCGTTTCTACCAGCGCCGCCAGGGTTGCCAAGTTAAGCGTACCGTTGACGCCCTGGGTGAGACTGGACGTGCCGATTTTGACAACAATCGTTTGGCTCACCGTTCGTGGTGCAACACTAGCCGGTAACGGGCCTGACCCGACGCCAAATGGGCCATCGCCTCATTGACCCGGTGAAATGGAAACATCTGCACGCGCGGTTCAATCCCATGCCGCACCGCAAAATCCAGCATTTGCCGCATCGTGGCCGGACTGCCGACGGGACTCCCGGATACGGATTTCTGGGCGGCAATCAAGGTCAATGTAGGCACCGGAATCGCCTGGGGGACAACGCCTACAAAGTGCAACCGTCCCTTGGGGCGCAGCGCCTGCAGATACAAATCCCAGGGCAATGCCACGTTGGCCGTGACCAGGATGAAATCAAAGGTGTTGGCAACTTTAGCTAGCGCTTCGGGGTCCCGGGAAGGAACAAAGTGGGATGCCCCTAGGGTTTTCGCTTCTGTTTCCTTGGCGGGGTTGCTGGAAAACGCCGTGACTTCACACCCCCAGGCCCGGAAAAATTGCAGCGCCAAGTGCCCCAAACCCCCAATCCCCACGACACCCATCCGGTCGGTCGGACGCACATTAAATTCCACCAGCGGGCTGAACACTGTAATCCCCCCGCAAAACAGGGGGCCAGCCTTCGCGGGGTCCAGTCCGTCCGGCAACGGAATCAACCACTCAGGATGGGCGCGCACCCGGTCGGCAAATCCCCCATATCGCCCGACAATCGTGGCTTCCGCTGCCTGGCACAGGTGCTGGTTCCCAGTCTGGCACCATTCACACTGCAAGCAGGAATGGGCGTACCAACCAAGACCGACCCGTTGCCCCACCTGCACCGAGGTCACCTGCGCCCCAACTGCCGCAACGACACCGACCACTTCATGACCTGGCACCAGGGGGTACTGACTAATGCCCCATTCGTTGTTGACCATGCTCAGGTCGCTATGGCAAATGCCGCAATACTCCACCTGGAGTTCGACTGCATCCGGCGGCAAGGGTCCAGGGTCATAGGTAAAAGGTTCAAGTGTTCCCCCTGGTTGATGGGCGGCGTAGGCATGAATCATCGGCGCGTTTGAGATTGGTGTGGTGACGCCTTGAATCATAGGCGATTCCCCCTGCGAGCGCCAACCATCATCTGCGCCAAGCCACTTTCAACCAGGGACAGAGCTTTGCCCTGCGCCAAACCCCACCCGCTTTTGGCATAATAGGAAAGCCCCACCCAAGGGCCTGTAGTTCAATCGGTTAGAGCACCGCCCTGTCACGGCGGAAGTTGCGGGTTCGAGCCCCGTCAGGCCCGTCAAGCAATGCTCTCGCGTTTACGGCTTTCTTTCGCCGATGGTAGCAATTGACCGAGACCGCTGCGCAGCAATTCTTCTTCAATGAGCGCGAAAAACCTGGCTCGGTCGCCAGCCCGGACCACAGCTTGGTTGTGGGCTTCGGCGAGCGCGACTGGATAGCCATAGCCTTTGTTCACCTGCGCTAGGAGCAATCCCAAACTCTGATCCAACCAGTTCCGGTCGTCCGCCAGCCATAGGGGAAATTCCACCCGCGCGATTTCTGTGCCGACATGGACGTAACAAAAGCCCACGGCTTGGTCGTCGTACTGCGCTTGGATGGGTTGGGTGCTGCGCCACAGGGGTCCCCGTTGTCCCGGCTGCAACTGCGTCTGCATCAACGTGGTGTCCCGCAGGGGTTTGAGTTTATCGCAGGGAGCACCGTCTGGCTGACCGTTGCAATGGGCCTGGCAATCGGGCGTCAGATGGGGACACAACCCCAGGCGCAAAAAATTCATCACGTCCAGTGACCGCCCCGCACTCAGGTAGCTCAGCACCGGCACCTGGGCTTTCCGGCAAGCCCGCCACGCCTCTAGGATGGGGGGCAAAATCACTGCTTGGGCCGCCGCCGGTAATCCTTCCAAAAACCAGTAGATGAGCGACCCATCCAGCAGGGCAATGGCCGGTTCATCCCATCCCCCGCTGCGCCATTCAGTGGCCAACTCGGCGAGAATTGTCGCTTCCAACTGAGTGCGCCGGTAGCTGAGCCATTCTTCCGTGCGAATGCCCCATTGGCGACACTGGTACAGGTCTTCCGCCTGATAAAAAACTTCAGGAATGCTATCCAAACGGGGCAATCGCCCGGAACCGTAGTGCAGGAGTACATAACCAATGTTAATTAAATAGCAGTACACTGCTTCGTGGTGACTCGGGGCGATTTGGGAGCCATCGGTAGCGATGACTGTATGGATAGGGGGCGCCGGGGGCAATGTCACGCAGGTATCTAGGGGTTC
The nucleotide sequence above comes from Gloeomargarita sp. SKYB120. Encoded proteins:
- a CDS encoding septal ring lytic transglycosylase RlpA family protein — encoded protein: MAVLVSLVAGLGWHVPASPGRAEVVKVGERTPAAVPSLRVYPHTLHHRPAATVFVRDLPILTFVGRTASVVADGGVKMSNLRPRDDDPLVPATQLIARLHQLMQQRWEAKDLQVWLDEQGRPWLQYRHERLLRFDDTVTFEGATADPVQNALQMTNRLRLRLGNAPPLKAVVTPTGQPSLAQRMLTAAVSVRSVLRGWASWYGAEFRGHRTASGELFNPRDLTAAHRTLPFGTRVRVTNLRNGRSVVVRINDRGPHTSSRVIDISAAAAQVLGLISIGTAPVRLEVLGP
- the purM gene encoding phosphoribosylformylglycinamidine cyclo-ligase, which translates into the protein MDYRTAGVDVAGARAFLAAIRPAIERTRIPGVLGGIGGFGGYFQLPDGYREPVLVAGSDGVGTKLKLAQWLNRHDTIGIDLVAMCVNDVLTSNARPLFFLDYIATGKLEVDTLTAVVQGIVEGCRQSGCALIGGETAEMPGFYPPGVYDLAGFCVGVVERRDLLDGSQVQIGDVAIGLASSGVHSNGYSLVRRILTDLAGDETRLPEILAQTPPELGGESLADVLLTPTVIYVPAVQALKAHGIAIHGMAHITGGGLPENLPRCLGPGQRIDIQWHRWSWPGIFHWIARQGQVTETTMRETFNLGIGYVVLVPPEQATQAQNVLASVGVATTIIGEVMPQNP
- a CDS encoding TldD/PmbA family protein, yielding MSVNANINGLTNYLDRVQDTLQRYRGCVDFLSIRLEAIHSTDIVLRHRRIESLGERFSIGGHVRACHRGGWGFASFNALDALADHVEYAISAAKAVGTETTQLAPVEPVQVQCGPFVTGVDPQTVPLAEKKALCEHYQDVLQSVSDKVSTTTVRYSDAAHRVILATSEGAWIDQSWVDMEMRFSATAASNGLVQVGRETTGSRRDFRDLQGLDAQVRGAAERAVQALSLPKVKGGVYRVVIDPILTGLFVHEAFGHLSEADMLYENPEMLAVMTLGRRFGPPELQIFDGAALPGHRGSYAYDDEGVPASVTQLITDGVLTARLHSRETAGKLGEKPTGNARCLSYHYPPLVRMTNTWIGPGTASLTDLLAALGDGIYARNWLGGMTNGEMFTFTAGEAWLVRGGQLAEPVRDVTLTGNVFHTLAQIEAIGNDLAWDESGGCGKGGQNGLPVGCGGPSLLIRDVVIGGDGN
- the proB gene encoding glutamate 5-kinase translates to MSQTIVVKIGTSSLTQGVNGTLNLATLAALVETLVGLRRQGYRVVLVSSGAVGVGCQRLGLTERPQNLATRQAVAAVGQGRLMRLYDDLFSVLGQPIAQVLLTREDLSQRHRYINVLNTLTELLNLGIIPIVNENDTVAVEELRFGDNDTLSALLASLLGAQWLILLTDVDRLYARDPRQDPSAPPITLVNRIADLAELGVQVSQAGSGWGTGGMVTKITAARIATAAGVRTVITEGRQPHQLPKILAGELIGTHFLPHTPPARARKRWLAHGLVPVGRLVIDAGAVRAICQQGRSLLAAGVVAVEGDFPAQSAVQVVDETGQEIARGLVNYSSDELRQILGCHSDMIPERLGYAGPDTVIHRDNLGLIEHP
- a CDS encoding NAD(P)-dependent alcohol dehydrogenase, whose translation is MIHAYAAHQPGGTLEPFTYDPGPLPPDAVELQVEYCGICHSDLSMVNNEWGISQYPLVPGHEVVGVVAAVGAQVTSVQVGQRVGLGWYAHSCLQCEWCQTGNQHLCQAAEATIVGRYGGFADRVRAHPEWLIPLPDGLDPAKAGPLFCGGITVFSPLVEFNVRPTDRMGVVGIGGLGHLALQFFRAWGCEVTAFSSNPAKETEAKTLGASHFVPSRDPEALAKVANTFDFILVTANVALPWDLYLQALRPKGRLHFVGVVPQAIPVPTLTLIAAQKSVSGSPVGSPATMRQMLDFAVRHGIEPRVQMFPFHRVNEAMAHLASGQARYRLVLHHER
- a CDS encoding DNA double-strand break repair nuclease NurA — translated: MLNFTKLAAQLPALSQYLTRETLANQQRLRAAQELWQLATTQQVEWVERLHAAATGLAFAPAVPLEPLDTCVTLPPAPPIHTVIATDGSQIAPSHHEAVYCYLINIGYVLLHYGSGRLPRLDSIPEVFYQAEDLYQCRQWGIRTEEWLSYRRTQLEATILAELATEWRSGGWDEPAIALLDGSLIYWFLEGLPAAAQAVILPPILEAWRACRKAQVPVLSYLSAGRSLDVMNFLRLGLCPHLTPDCQAHCNGQPDGAPCDKLKPLRDTTLMQTQLQPGQRGPLWRSTQPIQAQYDDQAVGFCYVHVGTEIARVEFPLWLADDRNWLDQSLGLLLAQVNKGYGYPVALAEAHNQAVVRAGDRARFFALIEEELLRSGLGQLLPSAKESRKRESIA